One genomic window of Geoanaerobacter pelophilus includes the following:
- a CDS encoding NRAMP family divalent metal transporter, with protein sequence MLSISKLYYEFRRIWKAIKLFFIISGPGIVVMVADNDAGGITTYAATGAKYGYHLIWFLLILIPVAYYVQEMTVRLGAVTKRGHGEAIFAGFGAFWGWFSLIDLMIVNWLTLVTEFIGMTSALRIFGVPPWLTVLGVCVLMGIMVLNGRYWTWEKIALAFCAVNLIYIPGAFMVQPSVHDIIQTGFVPHIPPGGFTNELFFFLMANIGTTIAPWMLFFQQSAVVDKGTREKDIPWGKLDTLVGSFLTVVVAIFIVIVTGTILPGVNIDDAAQASIMLMKSQKYAGTFMAIGLFDAGLLGAICISLASSWAFGEVFGWAHSLNNKIREAPWFYANYFLTLITAGLVVLIPKAPLVLITLFVQVIAVTLLPAALVFLILLLNNKKTMGEYTNTLWQNIVTCSIVVAIVILSTLYAVSTLFPNLLK encoded by the coding sequence GTGCTCAGTATTTCAAAGCTCTACTACGAATTCCGTCGTATTTGGAAGGCTATTAAGCTCTTTTTTATCATCTCCGGACCTGGCATTGTCGTCATGGTAGCCGATAATGACGCCGGCGGCATAACAACGTATGCCGCTACCGGCGCCAAGTACGGCTACCACCTGATCTGGTTTCTGCTTATCCTGATACCAGTCGCCTACTACGTTCAGGAGATGACAGTCCGACTGGGGGCAGTCACCAAGCGGGGTCACGGCGAAGCAATCTTCGCCGGTTTCGGCGCCTTCTGGGGCTGGTTCTCATTGATCGATCTAATGATTGTCAATTGGCTGACCCTGGTCACCGAGTTTATCGGCATGACTTCTGCGCTCAGAATCTTTGGCGTCCCTCCCTGGCTAACAGTACTTGGAGTCTGCGTCCTGATGGGTATTATGGTTCTAAATGGACGCTACTGGACATGGGAGAAGATTGCCCTGGCCTTCTGCGCGGTCAACCTGATCTATATCCCCGGTGCCTTCATGGTCCAACCGTCTGTGCATGACATCATTCAGACCGGCTTCGTGCCCCATATACCGCCAGGAGGCTTCACCAATGAACTCTTCTTCTTCCTGATGGCCAACATCGGCACCACCATTGCTCCTTGGATGCTCTTCTTCCAGCAGAGTGCTGTGGTTGATAAAGGAACAAGGGAAAAGGACATCCCTTGGGGCAAACTGGATACCCTAGTCGGGTCGTTTCTTACCGTGGTGGTAGCGATCTTTATTGTGATAGTAACCGGTACCATTCTGCCCGGCGTCAATATCGACGATGCCGCCCAAGCTTCGATCATGCTGATGAAGAGCCAGAAATATGCCGGTACTTTCATGGCCATCGGCCTTTTTGACGCCGGCCTGCTGGGAGCGATCTGCATCTCACTGGCCAGTTCATGGGCTTTTGGCGAAGTTTTCGGCTGGGCGCACTCGCTTAACAACAAGATCCGCGAAGCGCCATGGTTTTACGCTAACTATTTCCTGACCCTCATCACAGCCGGACTGGTGGTACTGATTCCCAAAGCACCGCTGGTGCTGATTACCCTGTTCGTGCAGGTCATCGCGGTGACCCTGCTGCCGGCTGCACTGGTCTTCCTGATCCTGCTGCTGAACAACAAGAAGACAATGGGAGAATATACCAATACGCTGTGGCAGAATATCGTTACCTGTAGCATCGTGGTGGCGATTGTTATTCTCTCGACCCTCTACGCGGTCAGCACGCTGTTCCCGAACTTGTTAAAATAG
- a CDS encoding thioredoxin family protein translates to MKIQVLGTGCADCITLYENTKKALDESGKQGEVLKVVEITAMLKYGVTTLPALVIDGQLKCSGKMLSVAEIKGML, encoded by the coding sequence ATGAAAATACAAGTATTAGGCACCGGTTGTGCCGATTGCATCACACTTTACGAGAATACAAAGAAAGCACTCGATGAAAGTGGGAAACAGGGCGAGGTGCTGAAGGTCGTGGAAATAACCGCAATGTTAAAATATGGCGTCACCACTCTACCCGCGCTGGTTATCGACGGTCAGCTCAAGTGTTCGGGCAAAATGTTGTCAGTAGCCGAAATCAAGGGAATGCTATGA
- a CDS encoding PAS domain-containing protein, with amino-acid sequence MDRILIQAVNNAPDAILISDREGIISYWNSGAEQMFGHTAAEAVGQSLDLIIPENLRGRHWDGYHRVMASGETKYKTGLLSSPGIRKDGSRVSLEFSMVLLHDEAGQLQGCASIMRDVTERWKKEKELKERLTVCESKLAGSPD; translated from the coding sequence ATGGACAGGATATTGATTCAAGCAGTTAATAATGCTCCGGATGCAATCCTCATTTCAGACCGGGAAGGAATTATCAGCTATTGGAACAGCGGAGCAGAGCAAATGTTTGGACACACGGCAGCTGAAGCTGTTGGTCAATCACTTGATCTGATTATTCCTGAAAATCTGCGGGGCCGCCACTGGGATGGCTATCACCGGGTAATGGCATCTGGAGAGACGAAATATAAGACAGGTCTCCTGTCATCACCTGGAATTCGTAAAGACGGATCCCGTGTTTCGCTAGAATTCAGCATGGTACTGCTGCACGACGAAGCAGGCCAATTGCAGGGCTGTGCATCGATCATGCGGGATGTCACCGAACGATGGAAAAAGGAGAAGGAATTGAAAGAGCGATTGACTGTTTGTGAATCAAAACTGGCAGGATCACCTGATTAG
- the hcp gene encoding hydroxylamine reductase produces MSMFCNQCEQAANGTGCNISGVCGKKPDVAALQDHLLYGLKSLALYAVKLGRNAEIDRFTIEGLFSTVTNVDFEAARIGDLIKRCYELKEKAKTAAGVTITGPVADWKPADDLAGMVAQGEAHGLSTLHVNEDIRSVIEILTLGLKGMAAYMDHAMILGKTDDEVMAFFQKALAATTDANLGLMDFVGLSMECGKQNLTVMGLLNTAHTDAYGHPVPTQVQLGTKAGKAILVSGHDLKMMEEILKQTEGKGVNVYTHGEMLPAHGYPGLKKYSHLVGNYGGAWQDQAKEFANFPGAIIFNTNCIQKPAESYTDRLYTWGLVAWPGVKHIDGWDFTPVINKALECPALPENPGQEILTGFGHNAVLGVADKVIAAVKSGAIKHFFLVGGCDGAKSGRNYYTEFAEKAPKDTVILTLACGKYRFNKLEFGDIGGIPRLLDVGQCNDAYSAIQIAVALAGAFECGVNDLPLSMVLSWYEQKAVVILLTLFHLGIKNIKLGPTLPAFITPNVLNFLVENFNVGPITTVDADMKAMLG; encoded by the coding sequence ATGAGTATGTTCTGTAATCAATGCGAGCAGGCAGCAAACGGCACCGGCTGTAACATTTCCGGTGTCTGCGGTAAGAAACCCGATGTAGCGGCCCTGCAGGATCACCTGTTGTACGGTCTCAAATCTCTGGCCCTCTACGCTGTCAAGCTCGGCCGCAATGCCGAGATCGATCGTTTCACCATCGAGGGGCTCTTCAGCACCGTCACTAACGTTGACTTTGAAGCAGCCCGCATTGGCGACCTGATCAAGCGTTGCTACGAGTTGAAAGAGAAGGCCAAAACCGCTGCCGGTGTAACTATCACTGGTCCGGTAGCTGACTGGAAGCCGGCCGATGATCTGGCTGGTATGGTTGCGCAGGGCGAAGCCCACGGCCTTAGTACCCTGCATGTCAACGAAGACATTCGTTCAGTCATCGAAATTTTGACGCTGGGTCTCAAAGGCATGGCAGCCTATATGGATCACGCCATGATCCTGGGCAAGACAGATGATGAAGTCATGGCATTTTTCCAGAAAGCATTGGCAGCAACCACCGACGCCAACCTGGGTCTAATGGATTTTGTTGGTCTTTCAATGGAGTGCGGCAAGCAGAACCTGACCGTCATGGGACTCCTGAATACCGCCCATACCGACGCCTATGGCCACCCGGTCCCGACTCAGGTACAATTGGGCACCAAGGCCGGCAAGGCAATTCTGGTATCCGGCCACGACCTGAAGATGATGGAGGAGATCCTTAAACAGACTGAAGGCAAGGGGGTCAATGTCTATACCCATGGCGAGATGCTGCCGGCTCACGGCTATCCCGGCCTGAAAAAATACAGCCATCTGGTTGGTAACTACGGCGGCGCATGGCAGGATCAGGCCAAGGAATTCGCCAATTTCCCCGGTGCCATTATTTTTAACACCAACTGCATCCAGAAACCGGCCGAATCCTACACCGACCGTCTCTACACCTGGGGCCTGGTGGCATGGCCCGGTGTCAAGCACATCGACGGCTGGGACTTTACTCCTGTCATCAACAAAGCACTGGAGTGCCCGGCCCTGCCGGAAAATCCGGGCCAAGAGATCCTGACCGGTTTCGGCCATAACGCCGTCCTGGGTGTGGCTGACAAAGTAATTGCCGCGGTCAAGTCCGGTGCCATCAAGCACTTCTTCCTGGTTGGCGGCTGCGACGGCGCCAAGTCCGGCCGCAACTACTACACCGAGTTTGCCGAGAAGGCTCCCAAGGACACCGTTATACTGACACTGGCCTGCGGTAAGTACCGCTTCAACAAACTGGAGTTCGGCGATATCGGCGGAATCCCACGCTTGTTGGATGTTGGCCAGTGCAATGACGCCTACTCCGCTATCCAGATTGCCGTAGCCCTGGCAGGTGCCTTCGAGTGCGGCGTCAACGACCTGCCGCTCTCCATGGTGTTGTCCTGGTACGAGCAGAAGGCGGTTGTCATTCTGCTGACCCTGTTCCACCTCGGCATCAAGAACATCAAGCTCGGGCCGACACTGCCGGCCTTCATCACCCCCAACGTCCTCAACTTCCTGGTTGAAAACTTCAACGTCGGACCGATCACCACGGTTGATGCCGACATGAAGGCCATGCTGGGATAA
- a CDS encoding thioredoxin family protein: MRLPFKVLAIIVMLTSTARAELPAATATAVNQALSSGKPTLIDFGLRTCPVCKKMAPYLESLSNEYQGRANILFIDVRADQTTAQKFRVQMLPTQIFINPQGKEIQRHTGFMDKENIVKGLKSAGLK; the protein is encoded by the coding sequence ATGAGACTGCCCTTTAAGGTGTTAGCCATAATCGTGATGCTTACAAGTACTGCCAGGGCCGAACTCCCTGCAGCTACCGCGACAGCCGTCAATCAGGCCCTGTCGTCCGGCAAGCCGACATTGATCGATTTCGGCCTCCGCACCTGTCCCGTATGTAAGAAGATGGCACCCTACCTGGAATCTCTGTCCAATGAGTACCAGGGCCGTGCCAATATTCTCTTCATTGACGTACGTGCGGACCAAACAACCGCCCAGAAATTCCGCGTTCAGATGCTGCCCACCCAAATCTTTATCAACCCGCAAGGGAAAGAGATACAACGTCACACCGGTTTTATGGACAAAGAAAATATCGTCAAAGGATTGAAATCGGCAGGGCTCAAGTGA
- a CDS encoding ammonia-forming cytochrome c nitrite reductase subunit c552: MQTKYVSRFTVLAILAATAIWSGCSPKKVEPLKTVAIEDGTIDPAEWGKVYPTQYELWKQTGEPTPAGKSKYKKGYDVGEDRRDKLDEYPFLALLYNGWGFGSEYREPRGHYFMVQDQLEVDPGRVKAGGSCLTCKTPYAPALEQQMGKAYFSTPYKEVLAKLPKDQQTLGVSCIDCHDNRGMALKISRGFTLGKALKVIGVDEAKLTTQEKRTLVCAQCHVSYIISKDKEMHSTDVVFPWQGSKAGNISIENIITQIKSSPANAEWTQSVTGFKLGFIRHPEYELFSNNSPHWVNGVSCADCHMPTVTRDGQKISDHRIMSPLKNDLVACAACHDEKPQALRDKIFAIQDNTMIVYLKAGYATATDAKLFEMANKVEATGKKIDKALYAEAKEHYEQAIYRVIFIGAENSNGFHNPKETMRVLTDALKHAASAEAQLRKLLAQAGEKVPEKIDLELSKYTNNRGAKKIMFRPEHEIKSPEAK; the protein is encoded by the coding sequence ATGCAGACGAAGTATGTGAGTCGATTCACCGTACTGGCAATACTGGCAGCTACGGCAATTTGGTCAGGATGCTCGCCAAAGAAGGTAGAGCCCTTGAAGACTGTGGCAATCGAAGACGGCACGATTGACCCAGCTGAGTGGGGTAAAGTATATCCCACTCAGTATGAACTATGGAAGCAGACCGGCGAGCCGACCCCGGCTGGGAAGAGCAAATACAAGAAGGGCTACGATGTCGGCGAGGATCGTCGGGACAAACTCGACGAGTACCCGTTTCTGGCGTTGCTTTACAATGGCTGGGGTTTTGGCTCTGAATACCGGGAACCGCGTGGACACTACTTCATGGTTCAGGATCAGCTTGAAGTTGATCCTGGCAGGGTGAAAGCAGGGGGCTCTTGTCTGACCTGTAAAACGCCTTACGCACCGGCACTTGAGCAACAGATGGGGAAAGCCTACTTCTCAACTCCATACAAGGAAGTGCTTGCGAAACTTCCGAAGGACCAGCAGACCCTCGGTGTCTCCTGTATTGACTGCCACGACAACAGAGGCATGGCCCTCAAGATTTCCCGTGGCTTCACGCTGGGCAAGGCACTCAAGGTTATCGGCGTGGACGAAGCAAAGCTCACTACCCAGGAAAAGCGGACCCTGGTCTGTGCCCAGTGTCATGTCAGCTACATAATCAGCAAGGACAAAGAGATGCATTCGACGGATGTCGTCTTTCCTTGGCAGGGCAGCAAAGCCGGCAATATTAGCATTGAAAACATAATTACCCAGATCAAGAGCTCACCTGCAAACGCAGAGTGGACTCAGAGCGTGACGGGTTTCAAATTGGGCTTTATTCGTCACCCGGAGTATGAACTCTTTTCCAACAACAGCCCACACTGGGTCAACGGGGTGAGTTGCGCGGATTGCCACATGCCGACCGTTACAAGAGATGGTCAGAAGATTTCCGATCACAGGATCATGAGCCCGCTCAAAAATGATCTGGTCGCCTGTGCAGCCTGCCATGACGAGAAGCCGCAAGCACTTCGCGATAAGATCTTTGCTATCCAGGATAACACCATGATTGTGTACCTGAAGGCGGGTTATGCAACAGCAACCGACGCCAAGCTGTTCGAGATGGCGAACAAGGTCGAGGCTACAGGTAAAAAGATCGACAAGGCCCTCTACGCTGAGGCAAAAGAGCATTACGAACAAGCCATCTATCGTGTCATATTCATCGGGGCAGAGAACTCTAACGGTTTCCATAACCCAAAAGAAACCATGCGTGTTTTAACCGATGCCCTAAAACATGCAGCATCTGCCGAGGCACAGCTTCGCAAGCTGCTCGCGCAGGCTGGAGAAAAGGTGCCGGAAAAGATCGACCTTGAACTCTCAAAGTACACCAACAACCGGGGTGCAAAAAAAATCATGTTCAGACCCGAGCATGAGATAAAGTCCCCCGAAGCTAAATAA
- the ric gene encoding iron-sulfur cluster repair di-iron protein gives MKESTLQTNYTLNTTIGEIVAADYRTAKVFESHGIDFCCGGKVALSSICQEKAINPDTLLREIEAIKSEQIDRSQNYTSWELPFLVDYIVNTHHAYLKENDEQIAIYARKIAEVHGAHHPEVIEIATIFGKIATDMAAHLREEEEVFFPAIKRADAERKAGNAPSKEDSNVVKESLAKLSREHEEIGDAIHMIRHLSKDYAIPKDTCNTFMITYQKLKEFEDDLHKHVHLENNILFPKASQL, from the coding sequence ATGAAAGAATCAACTCTTCAAACGAATTACACACTAAATACAACAATCGGTGAGATAGTTGCCGCCGATTATAGAACTGCCAAGGTCTTTGAGTCTCACGGGATTGACTTTTGCTGTGGTGGTAAGGTTGCTCTATCATCAATATGTCAGGAAAAGGCTATCAACCCCGACACGTTATTGCGGGAGATCGAAGCAATCAAAAGTGAACAGATTGATCGTAGCCAAAATTACACCTCATGGGAGCTCCCCTTCCTGGTGGATTACATAGTCAATACCCATCATGCATATCTCAAAGAAAACGACGAACAAATTGCCATATACGCTCGAAAAATTGCAGAAGTCCATGGTGCTCATCATCCCGAGGTGATCGAGATCGCCACCATCTTCGGAAAGATAGCCACAGATATGGCCGCACATCTCCGGGAGGAGGAAGAAGTTTTCTTCCCCGCGATAAAGCGGGCCGATGCTGAAAGAAAAGCTGGCAATGCACCATCGAAGGAGGATTCCAATGTGGTTAAGGAATCACTTGCGAAACTCAGCCGCGAGCACGAAGAGATCGGCGATGCTATTCACATGATTCGACACCTTTCAAAGGATTATGCAATACCAAAAGACACGTGCAATACATTCATGATCACATATCAAAAGCTCAAAGAGTTTGAGGATGATCTCCACAAACACGTCCATCTGGAGAACAACATCCTTTTCCCCAAAGCGTCGCAACTTTAG
- a CDS encoding cytochrome c biogenesis CcdA family protein, which translates to MTFIDNIEQVIAAYPLLAFGAVFLAGVISSASPCVLSTIPLVVGFVGGYSDGDRWKAFRYSLMFIVGLSLTFTAFGAAAGLLGTVFGVVGVWWYAIAGTVALVMGGQLMGLYEIRLPIKRDFKPRQGGIIGAFMLGLFFGLVSSPCATPVMVVLLTVVTGKGQVLYGIMLMFSYAVGHCLLMLVAGTFTGFVESFAKARGVLNFSNWSRKISGFIISLAGAWFIWQAF; encoded by the coding sequence GTGACCTTCATCGATAACATTGAGCAGGTCATTGCTGCCTATCCTTTGCTGGCTTTCGGTGCAGTATTTCTGGCAGGCGTCATCTCTTCAGCTTCACCCTGTGTACTCAGCACAATCCCGCTGGTGGTCGGATTCGTCGGCGGATATAGCGATGGTGACCGCTGGAAGGCATTCCGTTATTCCCTGATGTTCATTGTTGGACTGTCTCTCACCTTCACAGCCTTCGGCGCTGCAGCCGGATTGCTCGGCACGGTTTTCGGGGTGGTCGGTGTTTGGTGGTATGCTATTGCCGGTACCGTGGCACTGGTAATGGGTGGCCAGCTGATGGGGTTGTATGAAATCCGTCTGCCGATCAAGCGCGATTTCAAGCCGAGACAAGGCGGTATCATTGGAGCGTTCATGCTTGGTCTGTTCTTTGGCCTTGTATCTTCGCCCTGCGCCACACCGGTAATGGTTGTGTTACTGACCGTCGTCACCGGCAAGGGTCAGGTTCTCTACGGCATCATGCTGATGTTCAGCTATGCTGTCGGCCATTGTCTACTCATGCTCGTTGCCGGGACGTTTACCGGTTTTGTGGAGTCTTTTGCCAAAGCGCGAGGGGTGCTCAATTTTTCGAACTGGAGCAGAAAGATAAGTGGTTTCATAATCTCTCTTGCCGGGGCCTGGTTCATCTGGCAGGCATTCTAG
- a CDS encoding DUF6448 family protein, with amino-acid sequence MRYTHIFKTGMLAVSVFTVLFLATPREAAAHCDTLDGPVIQDARMAIEGKDITPILKWVKPKDEKAVRAAFNKVLSSKSKNQEETEHKFFATLVKIHRAGEGASFTGLKPAGAVEPAVAAADKALTSGSADALVKLVTDDVSAGIKTRYEHAATTYKHKDESVAQGREFVEAYVAYTHYVERLHQDATAKGAHGEHGKVEKHNAHKKESAHSTH; translated from the coding sequence ATGAGATATACACACATATTTAAAACAGGCATGTTGGCAGTTTCAGTATTTACGGTGCTATTTCTTGCAACCCCGCGCGAAGCTGCTGCCCATTGTGACACCCTGGACGGCCCGGTTATCCAGGATGCCAGAATGGCGATCGAAGGCAAGGATATCACTCCAATTCTGAAATGGGTGAAGCCAAAGGATGAAAAAGCTGTCCGAGCTGCCTTTAACAAAGTGTTGTCCAGTAAATCAAAGAACCAGGAAGAAACAGAGCACAAATTCTTCGCAACCCTTGTCAAAATCCATCGGGCCGGAGAAGGTGCATCATTTACCGGTCTGAAACCGGCTGGCGCAGTAGAACCGGCCGTTGCCGCAGCGGACAAGGCCTTGACGAGCGGTTCAGCCGACGCTCTGGTGAAACTGGTCACCGATGATGTATCCGCTGGTATCAAGACCCGTTACGAGCATGCAGCGACTACATACAAGCATAAGGATGAAAGTGTTGCCCAGGGACGGGAATTTGTGGAAGCTTATGTTGCGTACACCCATTATGTAGAGCGGCTTCATCAGGATGCAACCGCTAAAGGCGCACATGGCGAGCATGGCAAAGTCGAAAAACATAACGCGCATAAAAAAGAGTCAGCGCACTCTACACACTGA
- a CDS encoding helix-turn-helix domain-containing protein translates to MLTFLYYTHLKRHSFSIQIPLEKQQLPGYPEFPITVGEHIRKKRMDVGLLQREVAEIIGVTESSIWNWEHGTEPELQYNPSIIKFLGYIPFDCPDDTIGRLAWYRRVQGLTVVALGNQMKIHPDQLYEWLSATRKPFNKSLQRIERFLESQ, encoded by the coding sequence GTGTTAACCTTTCTCTACTATACCCACTTAAAACGGCACTCGTTCTCAATTCAAATTCCTCTCGAAAAACAGCAGCTTCCCGGTTATCCAGAATTCCCCATCACAGTCGGTGAACACATCCGCAAGAAACGCATGGATGTTGGCCTCCTCCAGAGAGAAGTCGCAGAGATCATCGGAGTCACCGAATCATCTATCTGGAACTGGGAACATGGCACCGAACCGGAACTGCAATATAATCCAAGTATTATCAAATTTCTAGGTTATATTCCGTTCGACTGTCCGGATGATACTATTGGACGGCTTGCATGGTATAGGAGAGTGCAAGGGCTTACAGTGGTAGCACTGGGAAATCAGATGAAAATTCACCCTGATCAGCTGTACGAATGGTTGAGTGCGACGAGGAAGCCGTTCAATAAGAGCCTTCAGAGGATTGAGCGGTTTCTGGAAAGTCAGTAA
- a CDS encoding HD domain-containing protein — MDYFKARAVKLLVNYFENDFRRISHALEVLKHSEIIMENAECCDYEILIASALLHDIGIKQSEEILGYNNGKTQEKYGPPIAEKLLASIGFPDCKTMKVYEIIANHHSPSRHDYVELKIIKEADRIVNKLEGER, encoded by the coding sequence ATGGATTATTTCAAAGCTAGAGCTGTAAAACTATTGGTGAATTACTTTGAAAATGATTTTCGAAGAATTTCGCATGCATTAGAAGTACTAAAACATTCCGAGATAATTATGGAAAATGCCGAGTGCTGTGATTATGAGATTCTGATCGCCTCCGCCCTTTTACACGATATTGGCATAAAACAATCTGAAGAGATCCTTGGATATAATAATGGCAAGACTCAAGAGAAATATGGTCCACCGATTGCCGAAAAGCTGCTTGCTAGCATCGGCTTCCCGGATTGTAAAACAATGAAAGTGTATGAAATCATTGCTAATCATCATTCTCCTTCAAGGCATGATTATGTAGAACTTAAAATCATCAAAGAGGCTGACAGAATCGTGAACAAGCTGGAAGGCGAGAGATAG